The Parabacteroides timonensis sequence AGGCCGTTCTCACTTTATCGGGTGCACTGGCAGCTTTCTGCGGACAAAATATCGGAGCCGGCCATTTCGACCGTGTCCGTAAAGGTTTACGATTTACCATGCTGGTCAATCTCATATTCAGTCTGATTACATTCACTGCCATTTACTTTTTCGGAGAAGAAATGATGCGGGCTTTTACCAGCGACCAGGCAGTAATCACTATCGGAAAAGAATATTTACTGATTATAGGAGGATTCTTTATTGTGCACGGTGCACTGAATATATATAACGGTGCACTCCGGGGAGCAGGAGATACTATCTTCACAATGGTAACCAGCTTACTATGCCTGTGGTTGATCCGTATCCCACTCTCCTACCAGCTAAGCGCATGGTACGGACGACAAGGAATCTGGTGGGCTATCGGAATCAGTATCGCCATTGGATTTGTCATCACTTATATCTATTATAAAATGGATCTGTGGAAGAAAAGATGTGTCGTAAAATAACCGGCAGGGCGAAACAGGTCAAATACCTGATCGCTCTGCTGTTATTATGCTAATGAGAGGAAATCTTTCATTTGAACTGCATCATTTTGCTGATGTATTTGCCCACAATATCAAATTCCAGATTGACAACAGTGCCTTTTTCGATCTGGCAGAAGTTCGTATTATCATGTGTATAAGGAATAATAGCCACTTCAAAGCTATTTTGCTGTGAGTTACAGACAGTCAGGCTGACGCCGTTCACACAAACGGAACCTTTTTCCACTGTCATATACCCTTGCTGCGCCATTGCCTTGTCGAAAGCATATTCAAATGTATAATACCAGCTACCATCCGCCTCGCGTACATCTTTACATACAGCAGTCTGATCCACATGTCCCTGCACGATATGACCGTCCAGGCGACCGTTCATCATCATGCTTCGTTCTAGATTTACCAGATCACCTATTTTCAGTAAACCAAGATTCGAACGATCCAAAGTTTCCTGAATAGCAGTCACCGTATATGTATCGTCGGTCAGACTTACAACCGTAAGGCATACGCCGTTATGTGCCACACTCTGATCAATTTTCAGTTCATTTACAAACGAACATTTCATTGTGATATGCAGGTTTCCCTGATCTGCGTTCAACGCAACCACCTGAGCAGCTTCTTCTACAATTCCTGAGAACATAGTCTTGTGTTGTTTTAATTAATATTTTCAACATCAAAGATAAAGAGAATTGATGTACTTTTCCTCAAAATAGGTAAATTTGTGCAGATAACCTTA is a genomic window containing:
- a CDS encoding riboflavin synthase, translated to MFSGIVEEAAQVVALNADQGNLHITMKCSFVNELKIDQSVAHNGVCLTVVSLTDDTYTVTAIQETLDRSNLGLLKIGDLVNLERSMMMNGRLDGHIVQGHVDQTAVCKDVREADGSWYYTFEYAFDKAMAQQGYMTVEKGSVCVNGVSLTVCNSQQNSFEVAIIPYTHDNTNFCQIEKGTVVNLEFDIVGKYISKMMQFK